A stretch of Streptomyces vietnamensis DNA encodes these proteins:
- a CDS encoding Rv3235 family protein: protein MDATLITTPSPLPRPRTATGGPAGTRPRGAAGARPRGSAGTRPRTPAQAGPPRTPAQAGPPRTAAPRTLPPHTVFAERLLAVLSGERPVHWMLGHTVGDAYEQLVRLAPETPLRSHGPRPVLRRCSIQVHAPHSAIEAFATIATGARVRAMAFRLERGEDQRWRCAAVELDGLGAAARHP from the coding sequence ATGGACGCCACGCTCATCACCACGCCCTCCCCGCTCCCCCGCCCCCGCACGGCCACCGGCGGACCGGCCGGCACGCGCCCGCGTGGGGCCGCCGGGGCCCGCCCGCGCGGTTCCGCCGGCACCCGCCCCCGCACCCCCGCCCAGGCCGGCCCACCCCGTACCCCGGCCCAGGCCGGCCCGCCCCGCACCGCGGCGCCCCGCACGCTCCCGCCGCACACCGTCTTCGCCGAGCGCCTGCTCGCCGTGCTCAGCGGGGAGCGGCCCGTCCACTGGATGCTCGGCCACACCGTCGGAGACGCGTACGAGCAGCTCGTCCGGCTGGCCCCGGAGACACCCCTGCGCTCCCACGGCCCGCGCCCGGTCCTGCGCCGCTGCTCGATCCAGGTGCACGCCCCCCACTCGGCGATCGAGGCCTTCGCGACCATCGCGACGGGCGCCCGCGTACGGGCCATGGCCTTCCGCCTGGAGCGCGGCGAGGACCAGCGTTGGCGCTGCGCCGCCGTGGAACTGGACGGCCTCGGCGCGGCCGCCCGCCACCCATGA
- a CDS encoding DUF6912 family protein — protein sequence MRVYVPLTLPGLAQAHKAGELGPGPLTAYAVTPALREWYVSDDIEELEYAALNRAASASLRLLAGDPEAPRRRVVVAVDVADKDATVDPDRGLDAGSIGEVRIAGAVPLAKAAAVHADADDAEADVTAAADALGAADQGDDDAQFVVDGAEDHELLWFGVQEIPGLLG from the coding sequence ATGCGCGTCTACGTCCCCCTGACCCTCCCCGGTCTCGCACAGGCGCACAAGGCGGGCGAGCTGGGCCCCGGTCCGCTGACCGCCTACGCCGTCACCCCCGCGCTGCGCGAGTGGTACGTCTCCGACGACATCGAGGAGCTGGAGTACGCGGCGCTCAACCGGGCCGCGTCCGCCTCCCTGCGACTCCTCGCCGGCGATCCCGAGGCGCCCCGGCGCAGGGTCGTCGTCGCCGTCGACGTGGCCGACAAGGACGCGACCGTCGACCCCGACCGCGGGCTCGACGCCGGCTCCATCGGCGAGGTCCGCATCGCCGGAGCCGTACCCCTGGCCAAGGCGGCCGCCGTGCACGCCGACGCGGACGACGCCGAGGCGGACGTCACGGCGGCGGCGGACGCGCTGGGCGCGGCGGACCAGGGCGACGACGACGCGCAGTTCGTCGTGGACGGGGCCGAGGACCACGAGCTGCTGTGGTTCGGGGTGCAGGAGATCCCGGGTCTCCTGGGCTGA